The proteins below come from a single Ptychodera flava strain L36383 chromosome 6, AS_Pfla_20210202, whole genome shotgun sequence genomic window:
- the LOC139135515 gene encoding neuropeptides capa receptor-like: MATTNNTTTTSVIECFMNEVTVVTVTELIGIVGVISNLSFLFVTARVKALQNATNYLLISLSVSDLVYLLFHITLRSSWIPADDENWQKVRCVKGTLTTGVYTTSIMTILTIGIERYLGICKPVFYKTRGLGQKTRIIPLIVVLWVLGMIYGFVYTLHCYFDYSSYNEVAVWWATSVIMTLLYFSSMAVVSVLYALIIRRLHVSSGRLEHAKKIQRDRIQVVRLCVVTAIVFFVCLFPRTLYFLAYFHFLATDDEEFVDLLWCWNDIFIIILMFNSAVNPMIYNITCSRYRRAFAQGFGCRPMEVDRSRGVSFTSTRNRKLSEISRSTCVTNTVISNGNDPFAKPYNNSLNDNTFQVNIEDADEHFV; encoded by the coding sequence ATGGCTACCACGAACAATACGACAACAACTAGCGTAATCGAATGTTTCATGAATGAAGTGACGGTTGTGACAGTCACAGAGTTAATCGGCATCGTTGGCGTGATTTCAAACTTGTCGTTTCTCTTCGTCACGGCCCGTGTCAAGGCACTGCAGAACGCTACCAACTACCTTCTGATCAGCCTCAGCGTCTCCGATCTCGTGTATCTGTTGTTTCACATCACACTGCGGTCGTCCTGGATACCAGCGGATGATGAGAACTGGCAGAAGGTGAGGTGTGTCAAGGGTACACTCACCACCGGCGTGTACACAACGTCCATTATGACGATCTTGACGATCGGCATCGAACGATACCTAGGTATCTGCAAACCGGTGTTCTACAAGACACGTGGACTCGGCCAGAAAACTAGGATCATACCGCTGATCGTCGTCCTCTGGGTGTTGGGAATGATCTATGGTTTTGTGTATACGCTGCATTGTTATTTCGACTACAGTTCTTACAATGAAGTTGCCGTTTGGTGGGCCACGTCGGTGATTATGACCCTGCTGTACTTCTCTTCTATGGCTGTAGTTTCTGTACTGTACGCGCTGATCATCCGTCGACTGCACGTGTCGTCCGGAAGACTCGAGCATGCAAAGAAAATCCAGCGAGACAGAATTCAAGTCGTCCGGCTTTGCGTTGTCACGGCGATTGTGTTTTTCGTCTGCCTTTTCCCGCGCACTCTGTACTTTCTCGCCTACTTTCACTTCCTCGCCACGGATGACGAAGAATTTGTGGATCTCTTGTGGTGTTGGAATGACATATTCATCATTATCTTGATGTTTAACTCAGCCGTAAATCCAATGATTTACAACATCACCTGTTCCCGCTACCGCCGTGCGTTCGCCCAAGGCTTCGGTTGCAGGCCGATGGAGGTTGATCGATCCCGCGGTGTCAGCTTCACCTCCACTCGCAATCGCAAGCTGTCTGAGATCTCCCGCAGTACGTGCGTCACAAACACCGTCATCAGCAACGGCAACGATCCGTTCGCCAAGCCGTACAACAACTCGCTGAACGACAACACTTTCCAAGTGAATATCGAGGACGCGGACGAACATTTCGTGTAG